From the Deinococcus sonorensis KR-87 genome, the window GCCGCCGTGAAGGGTCGGTCCGGGGCCAGAGGGGCGGGGAGTGCCTGACCCAGCGGCGCGAAGTCCATCAGCAGGGCCAGCTGCTGCTGCTCGCCCAGCAGCCAGGTACGGCGCACGGTCAGCCGGCCGTCCTCCTCCTGCACGGACCCCAGGGTCTGCCACACCTGCGGTGTCGCCGGGGGCAGGCTGGCCCGGTCGAGCGGTGTGCCCAGGGCCGTCAACAGGTCGGCGTGTTCCACGCTGCTCAGCGTGTCGCGCACGCGCCAGCCCTGAGTCAGCAGCCACAGCTGGCCCAGATGGGCGGTCAGGGCCTCGCCGCTCTCGTCGTGCAGCAGCGCCGGAATCTGCCGGACCAGCCGCGCTACTCCCCCCAGCTGCGCGTCAACCAGCCGGGCTGCCTGCCGGTCCCAGTCGCCGTAGGGCCGGGCACGGGCTGCCTGAAGGCCCTCGCGCACGAGGTCGCTCAGCCACAGTTCGAGGTCCTCCAGACCGGACGTCCGCTTGCGGTCCCGGGCCGCCTGGGTCTTCTGCTGAGCCCTGGCCTGTGCCGCGGGGTCGGCCGGCACGTCGCTGGGCGGCGACGCCGCTTTCTCGGCGCGGGCCACGCGGCCGTCGAGCCACTTGGCAAGGTCGGCGGGTGGGGGGAGCCGCTCCAGGTGCCGGCCCCTGCCGCATGCAGCAGCAGCAGGCCCAGGGCATGCTTGCACGGAAATTTACGGCTGGGACAGCTGCATTTGCTGGCAATCTCGGCGGAGCGGGCGTCCACCCCTACCAGATAGGGATGGGCGCCGCTGCCCTGGCACTCGCCCCAGAGCACCTCGCCGTCGCGGGCGAGGGTGGGCCACTGGGCGGGCCGGGCCAGCTTCTGGGCGGCCTTGGCACTGCTGCTGTCAGGTGCGAGGGTAAGCACGGTGTCGGAACTGAGCTGGTCAATGGGTGAAGCCAAGAAGGAGAACGCCCCTTTCGTTATGCTATTGACGTAATAGTAACATGGATATCACTGTGGTGCAATCGCAGGTATGGGGTCTTTTGGATCTGCGGCATCCGCGGTTGGAGGTTGCGCCAGATCGCGGGTGCCCGCTGTCCTTTTCCCTGCAGCTGATGCTAGGCGTCCGCTTGCAGCCATAGAGCGTGCCTGCCTGAACAGTTGTGGTCATACCGGGGGACAGGCTTCACGATGCCCCTGTTTTTCCAATAGAAAAAGCC encodes:
- a CDS encoding SWIM zinc finger family protein codes for the protein MARAEKAASPPSDVPADPAAQARAQQKTQAARDRKRTSGLEDLELWLSDLVREGLQAARARPYGDWDRQAARLVDAQLGGVARLVRQIPALLHDESGEALTAHLGQLWLLTQGWRVRDTLSSVEHADLLTALGTPLDRASLPPATPQVWQTLGSVQEEDGRLTVRRTWLLGEQQQLALLMDFAPLGQALPAPLAPDRPFTAAVAYAPSAVPQRAILQGEVMAAAAPLPQPGGTLTELQASYAAALALNPWLERIGAFVGPAYLTLDPPQLCDVAGHAVPLHARVEQGDLWNLLARAETQVQTYFGEWDGQSFLPVGAIPVDAATAESTEAGVPA